From a region of the Thermosipho melanesiensis BI429 genome:
- a CDS encoding type I CRISPR-associated protein Cas7 → MFTKRCYGIVVLKSENSNWNADFTKYPRRLPDENATIFATDKSAKYAIRKFFLDSGEKVFVWRTFKEDGKPRSLDETDKYWQEVLKDEIKWIIQKKKNKNGKEEEIKNIDRYDFFNKFIDVKLFGITFAVGESQMSITGPFQISYGINRYNVNIPFVVDIASPFRNKEGDKQTTLGDEIKNLKSYYVYDFVLNPKNLPDGMELTDDDISKLKEALKKFATNLNTTSKIGTENALLLFITLKENSKLVLPTMKNLVDVNKDEIIDLTKISNLLENYGNEIENVEVYYNDSICKVAGIKDNWEKGDILL, encoded by the coding sequence ATGTTTACAAAAAGATGTTATGGTATAGTTGTTTTGAAAAGTGAAAATAGTAATTGGAATGCCGATTTTACGAAATATCCAAGAAGACTTCCCGATGAAAATGCAACCATATTTGCAACGGATAAGTCTGCAAAATATGCTATAAGGAAATTTTTCTTAGATTCAGGAGAGAAGGTATTTGTTTGGAGAACGTTTAAAGAAGATGGTAAACCAAGATCTCTTGATGAAACTGATAAATATTGGCAAGAAGTATTAAAAGATGAAATAAAATGGATTATTCAAAAGAAGAAAAATAAAAATGGAAAAGAGGAAGAAATAAAAAATATTGACAGATACGACTTTTTTAACAAATTTATTGATGTAAAATTATTTGGAATAACCTTTGCAGTAGGTGAAAGTCAAATGTCAATAACAGGTCCTTTTCAAATAAGTTATGGGATAAATAGATACAATGTTAATATTCCATTTGTTGTTGATATAGCTTCACCATTTAGAAACAAAGAAGGTGACAAACAAACAACCTTAGGGGATGAGATTAAGAACCTAAAGTCTTATTATGTATATGATTTTGTTTTAAATCCAAAAAACTTGCCAGATGGTATGGAACTTACTGATGATGATATATCAAAATTAAAAGAAGCTTTGAAAAAATTTGCAACAAATTTAAATACTACATCGAAGATTGGAACAGAAAATGCTTTACTTTTATTTATTACACTTAAGGAAAATTCAAAGTTGGTTCTTCCAACTATGAAGAATTTAGTTGATGTAAATAAAGATGAAATTATAGACCTTACAAAGATATCTAATCTTCTTGAAAATTATGGGAATGAAATAGAAAACGTTGAAGTATACTACAACGACTCAATTTGTAAAGTTGCAGGAATCAAAGATAACTGGGAAAAGGGTGATATTTTACTTTGA
- the cas6 gene encoding CRISPR-associated endoribonuclease Cas6, whose protein sequence is MRIKVGFISIEDIILPVGFNKYIQALIYNLFSNSLRRFVHEEGFRSKRKFSLFCFSSILEKGQYFKRMKVFNFGKNISFYISSPVTKLMENLVLNLLNGDKYFLGENDIYLSSVEVVYKEIAKDILKVNALTPIEVHQTYKENGRNKTKYFAPFEREFSKLINLNLKSKWEAFYKENLDRDIEIISLGNMNKSVVYYGFGDKKYVVEGWKGKFLLKGEPSVLAFAYDAGLGSKNSQGFGFIE, encoded by the coding sequence ATGAGAATTAAAGTGGGATTTATTTCAATCGAAGATATAATTTTGCCAGTAGGTTTTAACAAATATATTCAAGCGTTGATATACAACCTATTTAGCAATAGTTTGAGACGTTTTGTTCATGAAGAAGGATTTAGAAGCAAAAGAAAATTTTCGCTTTTTTGTTTTTCTTCTATTTTAGAAAAAGGGCAGTATTTTAAGAGAATGAAAGTTTTTAATTTTGGAAAGAATATAAGTTTTTATATTTCATCTCCTGTAACAAAGTTAATGGAAAATTTGGTTTTGAATCTTTTAAATGGGGATAAATATTTTCTTGGAGAAAATGATATCTATTTATCTTCTGTAGAAGTTGTTTATAAGGAGATTGCAAAGGATATTTTGAAAGTGAATGCTTTAACTCCTATAGAAGTTCACCAGACTTATAAAGAAAATGGAAGAAATAAGACGAAGTATTTTGCACCATTTGAAAGAGAATTTTCAAAACTAATAAATTTAAATTTAAAAAGTAAGTGGGAAGCTTTTTACAAAGAGAACTTGGACAGAGATATTGAAATAATATCACTTGGAAATATGAACAAAAGTGTAGTTTATTATGGATTTGGGGATAAAAAATATGTAGTCGAAGGTTGGAAGGGTAAGTTTCTTTTGAAAGGTGAACCATCTGTTCTAGCATTTGCATATGATGCAGGACTTGGTAGTAAAAATTCACAAGGGTTTGGTTTTATTGAATAG
- the cas5 gene encoding CRISPR-associated protein Cas5 codes for MKAFSFELKGDMGFFKKNDTNATVYATYNFIHKLNLFGIFGAILGLEGYKRDKSGNFMEYYEKFKNFKVAITPLYNKPPKKTLVIFNNSTGHASREAGGVLQIKEQVIVESIGYRIFIPCLETFTDEEKNVYEKLEKMVKKNYSEYPIYFGKNEFLAYFENYCSIELERLEFEESTVNSLVRLKDIEFFKENLDDIELFEEETDYISILEELPYDFNENHLYLKDVFVFTNKKLRLKRKENFWRTNNEVIYVF; via the coding sequence ATGAAAGCCTTTTCTTTTGAGCTTAAAGGAGATATGGGTTTTTTTAAAAAAAATGATACAAATGCAACTGTATATGCCACATACAATTTTATTCATAAATTAAATCTTTTCGGTATTTTTGGAGCAATATTAGGATTAGAAGGATACAAAAGAGACAAAAGTGGAAATTTTATGGAATACTATGAGAAATTTAAAAATTTTAAGGTAGCAATAACACCTTTGTATAATAAACCTCCGAAAAAAACTCTTGTTATATTTAATAACTCAACAGGCCATGCTTCAAGAGAAGCTGGTGGGGTATTGCAAATCAAAGAACAAGTTATAGTTGAAAGCATTGGATATAGAATATTTATACCATGTTTGGAGACATTTACTGATGAAGAAAAAAATGTATATGAAAAATTAGAGAAAATGGTAAAAAAGAATTATTCAGAATATCCTATTTATTTTGGGAAAAACGAGTTTTTAGCATATTTTGAAAATTATTGTTCAATTGAACTTGAAAGGCTTGAATTTGAGGAATCAACCGTTAACTCTCTTGTAAGATTAAAAGATATTGAGTTTTTTAAAGAAAATTTAGATGATATTGAATTATTTGAAGAAGAAACAGATTACATATCTATACTGGAAGAGTTACCATACGATTTTAATGAAAATCATTTGTATCTCAAAGATGTATTTGTTTTCACAAATAAAAAATTAAGGTTAAAAAGAAAGGAAAATTTTTGGAGGACAAATAATGAAGTTATTTATGTTTTCTAA